The Streptomyces collinus DNA segment TCGTGCCGCCGTCGGAGGCGGAGGAGGTGCTGGCGGCGATGCGGGCCCATCCGCAGGGTGCCGGGGCGACGCTGATCGGTGAGTGCGTCGCCGAGCACCCGGGGATGGTGGTGGTCGCCACCGGGCTCGGCGGGACGCGGGTGGTGGACCTGCCGCTCGGGGAGCAGCTGCCGCGCATCTGCTGACCGCCGGACAGGACGAAGGGCCCCGCCGGTGGATCGGCGGGGCCCTTCGCCTGTTGGCTACACCGGTACCGGTTCGATCCCGGCGATCTCCAGTTCCCGGCCGCTGCGCAGGTCGCTGGAGGGCTGGTCGCAGCGCGGGCACCAGAAGAACGGGGGCATGCCCACCGGGAACTCCTCGGCGCACGGGCCGCACCAGGCCTGCGCGGGGATCTGCTCGACGACGAGCCGGGCCCCGGCGAGGGCGGTGCCGTCGCGGGCCACCTCGAAGGCGAAGTCCAGGGCGTCGGGGACGACGCCGGCCAGTTCGCCGACCCGGACGGTCACCTTCGAGACGGCGCCCGTCCCGTCCGCCCGGGCCAGTTCGTCGGCCCGCTCGATGATCGCGGTCGCGATCGACAGTTCGTGCACGGCCGGCTCACGGGTAGCGGTTGCCGGCGCGGAATCCGCCGGCCATCCGCCAGAGCCGCACCTCGCGCCTCAGGCTGGGCCACTCCCAGCACAGCAGGGCCAGGGCCACACCGCCCACCACGACGGCCTCGGCCTTCAGCACCCGCTGTCCGCTCATTGCGCCCCGCCTGCGCGCGACGGGTCTGCGTACTCGTTTCATCGCAGTGACTCCCTGCTCGTTCTCATCACGGTGTTCATCCCGGCGAGATGTTCGGCATGGTCTCCGCGAGGGCGTCATGCCGCTTCCAGTGGATGCCTGTGGAGCGGCGCGCGTCGGCGGTGCCGTCCTCGTGGTGGCCCTTCTGCTGCTCGCGCGGGCCCTTGTTGCCCTGGTGCATGCCGGCGACATGCCGGGGGGTGTCGGGCTTCGCCTGGGGCCGGCCCACTCTGATGCTGCCCATGGGATGTTCTCCTTCCTCGCCTCCGACCTGCGGAGTGCGTGGCTATGACCGCTCGGTGAGGTCCTCGAAGAACTGCTCGACGGCCGGCCAGATCCGGCCGCCGCCGGACAGGCCGCGCCACTCCCGGCGCACGACGGCGATCATCCGGTAGCAGTCGTCGATCGGCACGATCCAGTGCTCGTCGAGGCCGTGGACGGTGTTCACCAGGAGGGCCTCCACCTCGGGTTCCACGGTTGCGAGCTGCGGACACGTCCTGGCCAGCTCCTGCCAGGCCGCCGTTTCCACCTCCCACCGCATGGCTCCCGCGGGGCTCGGGCCCTCGGCGGTGACGGTGCCGTCCGCCCGGGGCACGAAGAAGACCAGGCCGACGGGTACGCCCAGGACGGCCGTGTCGACCTTGGCCAGCCGGAGCCGGCGCCGGGGCACGAGCCGGTACTGGCCGTCCCCCGCCGCCGCGTCGGCGAACAGCACCGAGCAGGGGCCGCAGGCGCAGCGCACCTCCTCCTGCCCGGTGTCGTACAGGTGGGCGTGCTCGTCGGCGACCGGTGCGGCGCACAGGTCGCACACCTCCGTCCGGGCCGCCGCGGTGCGGTCGGCCGAGGAGCGGATGAGGCGGGCCAGTGCCCCGTCGGTGGTCACGGTGCGCTCCGGAGCGTCAGCGTGGTCAGCGGGACGAAGGCGGGGGCCGTCTCGGTCAGGGGCTCCACCGCCGTCAGCTCGGGCGCCGCGGCGAGCACCGCCGCGCGGACCGCGTCGGAAACCTCGTCACCTCCGCCGCCGCAGCCGGACCCGCATCCGCCGCCGCCCGTGGTCAGACGCACCCGGGCGACCTGCCCCTCCACCCCGGCCCACTCCACGTCGCCGCCGCGTTCCTGTACGGCGGGCCGCAGCCGTTCGACCGCGCGTGCCGCCCGCCGTTCGGCGGGCTCGGGGTGGATGTCGTGCAGCACCAGCAGGTGCCCGAGCAGTTCGTCCTCGGCGAGGCGCTCGGCCACCCGCTCGTCCGCGTGGTCCATGACGCGCGCCAGGGCCTCGCCGTAGACCTCGGTCAGCAGGGCCACAGCTTCGGTCGCGGAGCGTGTCGTGGGGCCGGGCGCGGATTCGAGGCCTTCCAGCAGCTCGTCGAGCCGGCCGAGGCGGGCCTCGACGTCCGGGTCCGCCAGCCGTGCGCCGGGGGCCTCAGCCATGGTTCGCCCCGTACGTCGGCGAGTGCAGCGTGGTCAGCGTCTTGCCCTTGCCGACGTACATGTGCACACCGCACGGCAGACAGGGGTCGAAGCTACGGACCGTGCGCATGATGTCGACGCCCTTGAAGTCGTCCGGCCCGTTCTCCTCGAAGATGGGCTGGCCCTGGACGGCGTCCTCGTACGGGCCGGGGGTGCCGTACATGTCGCGGGGGCTGGCGTTCCACGGGGTGGGCGGGTACGGGTGGTAGTTGGCGATCTTCTTGTCCTTGATCACCAGGTGGTGGGAGAGGACGCCGCGCACCGCTTCGTGGAAGCCGCAGCCGATCGCCTCGTCGGGCACCTCGTAGTTCTCGAACACCTTGGTCTCGCCCGCGCGCACCATGCCCATGGCCTCTTCGAGGAACTGCAGGGCCATGGCGGCCGCGTAGGCGACGAAGTACGGCCGGGCGCGGTCGCGTTCGATGGTGTTGCTCCACTGCGGGATGCGCCACTCCAGGGTGGTCTCCGGCAGCGACTCGCCCTTGGGCAGGGAGATGCGCACGCTGTGGCCGGTGGCCTTGATGTACGGGGTGTCGACCAGGCCGCTGAGCGCCGTCGACCACAGGCGGGCGAGGGGGCCGCCGCCGGTGTCGAGGGCGAGGTGGTCGCCGGTGCGCTGGTCGAGCCAACGGGGGCTCATCACCCAGCTGTACTTGTCGTCGAAGTCGCGCTTCTGCGGCACCGGGACGGTCGTCTGGTTCCACGGGTGGCGCATGTCGACGGGGTTGCCGAGCGGGTCGTGGGTGACGAAGGGGTCCTCGTTGACCCAGTCCTCGTAGTAGGAACTGCCCAGCATGATGCGCAGGCCGAGGTTGATGTCGACGAGGTTGTTGGTGACCAGTTCGCCGTCCACGATGATGCCGGGGGTGACGTACATCGCCTTGCCCCAGGTGTTCATGGTCTCGTAGCGGTAGTCGACGACCTTGGGGTCCTGGAAGGCGCCCCAGCAGCCCAGCAGGGTGCGGCGGCGGCCGACCTCCTCGTAGCCGGGCAGCGCCTCGTAGAAGAAGTCGAAGACGTCGTCGTTCATGGCGACGGCCTTCTTCACGAAGTCGATGACCCGCATCAGGCGGCTGAGGTAGTCGGTGAAGACGGTCGGCTGCGGCATCGTGCCGACGCCGCCCGGGTACAGCGTGGAGGGGTGGACGTGCCGTCCCTCCATCAGGCAGAACATCTCGCGGGTGACCCGGCTGACCTTCAGGGCCTCCTTGTAGACCTCGCCCTCGAAGGGGTTGAAGGCCTTCATGATGTCGGCGATCGTGCGGTAGCCGTGGATCTCGCCGCGGGGTGCCTCGGTACGCTCGGCGCGGGCCAGGACACCGGGGTTGGTGGCCTTGACCATGGCCTCGCAGAAGTCCACGAAGACCAGGTTGTCCTGGAAGATCGTGTGGTCGAACATGTACTCGGCGGCCTCGCCGAGGTTGACGATGTGCTCGGCCAGCGGGGGCGGCTTGACGCCGTAGGCCATCTGCTGGGCGTAGTCGGAGCAGGTGGTGTGGTTGTCGCCGCAGATGCCGCAGATCCGGGACGTGATGAACCCGGCGTCGCGCGGGTCCTTGCCCTTCATGAACACCGAGTAGCCGCGGAAGAGCGACGAGGTGCTGTGGCATTCGACGACTTCCCGGTTGGCGAAGTCGATCTTCGTGTAGATGCCCAGGTTCCCGATGATCCGGGTGATCGGGTCCCAGGACATGTCCACGAGCTGTGGCGGCTTGCGGTCCGTGGGCCGGGCCTCGGTGGTGGTCATCTGCGGTACTGCCCCTCGCTGTCGGTGGTGGGTGGGGTCGCGGGTTTCATCAGGGGCGCCAGCGCGGGTCGTAACCGCTGGTCAGCTTGCGCTTGTTGTGGCGCCACTTGGGCTCGTGGTTGACGAGTTCGTTGGTCATGCCGCGCAGCCTGCTGATGACGGCTCCGTACGGCTTGACGGCGAGGGACGACAGGGTGCTGCCCGGGGGCTCGTCCATGAACGGCATGAACGCGTCGGGGAAGCCGGGCATCGTGCAGCCGATGCAGATGCCGCCGACGTTGGGGCAGCCGCCGATGCCGGCCATCCAGCCGCGTTTGGGCACGTTGCAGTTGACGACCGGACCCCAGCAACCCGTCTTGACCAGGCACTTGGGCGAGTTGTAGTCCTTGGCGAAGTTGGCCTGCTCGTAGTACGAGCCGCGGTCGCAGCCCTCGTGGACGGTCTTCCCGAACAGCCACTGCGGGCGGAGCATGTGGTCGAGCGGCGGCGGGGGTGCGGAGCCGGCCGCGTGGTAGAGAACCCAGATCAGGGTCTCCATGAAGTTCTCGGGCTGGATCGGGCAGCCGGGCACGTTGACGACGGGCAGGCCGGCCTGGGAGGTGTAGTCCCAGCCCAGGTAGTCGGCCAGGCCCATGCAGCCCGTGGGGTTGCCGGACATGGCGTGGATGCCGCCGAAGGTGGCGCAGGTGCCGGCGGCGACCACCGCCCAGGCCTTGGGGGCCAGTTGGTCGATCCACCAGTTGAGCGTCTGCGGCTCGCCGGTCTCCGGGTCGTTGCCGAAGGACGTCCAGTAGCCGTCGCCCTCGATGATGTTCTGGTTGGGGATCGAGCCCTCGATGACGAGGATGAACGGGCCCAGTTCGCCGCGTACGGCCGCCCGGTAGGGCGCGAGGAAGTCCTCGCCGCCCAGGCTGGGCGAGAGCACCTTGTTGACCAGGTTCACCTTCGGCAAACCCGGGATCAGCCCGAGCACCAGGTCCTCGATGGAGGGCTGGTCGGCGGCGGTGAGCGAGACGGTGTCGCCGTCACAGCTCATGCCCTCGGAGATCCAGAGGATGTGGATCTCGTCTATGCCCTGCCGGTCCTCGGACCGTTCGGGTTCCTTGCTGACTTCGGCGGTGCTGCTGTGGGTGGTCATGTCACTCGGCCTCCGCTGCGGGGGTCTCGGAGTCGGACGTGTGCCGCGCCGGAGCTGCGGCGGGAGCCGGTGCCGACGGCTCGTCCGGGAATCCGGCGGGCCCGAGGGGTTCGAGCTCGTCGGGCCGGAAGTAGTGGAAGCGGCCGTACCAGTTGTTGAGTTCGGCGGCCGGGTCGTCGTCGAGGGTGACGGCGAGGTGCACGCTGCCGTCCACGTCGTGGAAGACGGCGGCGACTTCGGCGGTGCGCCCGGCCAGGAACATGTCCTGGGCGTCGGCGCCACGTCCCCGGGGGCGGAGCCGGACCCGGCTGCCGCCGCCGAGGGGGACGCCGTCGACGAGCACGGTGTCGCTGGCCGGGGAGAGCCCGTCGTCGGCACCCTCCTGCCACCAGGCGGGGCGGTCGGCGGGTGCGGTGGGGGTGGCCGGGGCCGGAGAGCCGGCAGCGCCGGACAGCCGGTCGGCGGGCGTCGCGGCGAGGGTGACCGGTGCGCCGGACAGCCGGTCCGCGGGCGTCGCGGCGAGGGTGCCCGGTGCCGGAGAGCCGACGGCATCAGGAAGCCGGCCGGCGCGCGCCGTCGGGGTGGCCGGTGTCAGGGAGCGGACGGCGCCGTGCAGTCGTTCGAAGACCTCCTGCGGCATGGTGTCGACCCGGTCGAGGATGGCCGCGGCCCGCGGGTCGGTGGCCCGCGCCTCGCGTTTCTCCTCGTCGGTCAGCAGCATCGTGCGCAGGGTGAGGATCTCGTCGATCTCCGCGGCGTCGTGCAGGTCGCCCGGGCTTTCGGGGGCGACCTGGGGGTGGTCGGGCAGGATGATCGGCGCGGACAGCACGACGGGTCCGGTGTCGCCGGCCTCGCCGCCGAGCACGGGGAAGGTGAACTCGTTGCGGCACGCGCGCACGGGTGCTTCCAGGCCGGCCGGAGGATCGATCAGCGAGACGAACTCCGCCCCGTCGCCGCCGAGGAGGGTGTGGGTGGCGATGAGGGCCCGGCGCAGCGCCTCGTCGCGGGTGGTGCGCGGTGGCGGGGCGGGCGCGGTGTTGGTGGTCCGTACGCGGATCCGGCAGAGGTCGTCGGAGAGCCGGTCGGCGGTGACGGTGGTCTCGGCCCGGAGCTCCTCGCGGGTGCGCACCACCCGCCCGGCGCCTTCCGGCAGTGTCTCGACGTCCTCACCTGCCGCGGCGCCCACCGCGAAGGTGTGTCCGCCCCGCAGGAGTTCGTCGAGCGGAACCTCCACCTCGCACTCGCGTGGCAGGGCCTCGTCGAAGGTCAGATGTACCGTGCCGTCGCCGGTGCGCAGGGACTCGACGGGGCGGTGGCCTGCTTCCTGCACCTGCTTGCGCTGCATCTGCAGGTGGCGCACGCGTACCCGGACGCGGGCGCTGCCAGGCTGCCGCACCCGCAGCAGGCACTCGGTCTGCTGGTACCAGGAGTCGGCGGAGCCGGAGACGCCGGGCGTGACGGGGCCGTCCGCCTCCACCCAGTCCCGGGGGAACAGCACGCCGAACTGCCAGCGGACGCGGTTCTTGGTGGAGGAGCGGCGGTAGGGATAGAGGAGGTAGCCCTCGTAGAGGACGGCGTCGGCGACGGAGCCGAGCTGCTCGAAGACGCCCGGGGACGGGCCGGTGCCGCCCCTCGGGGCAGCGCTCTTCGTGCCGCCCTCGGCCCATGCTGCCGCCATCGCGCCTCCTCGTCCCTGGGTGCACACGCATCCCTTCCACCACGGTCACACCGTTCATCGACGGTCGCCTCCTGCGGCGCAGTGGGATTGGGCCGTTCGGGGTGGCGGGCAGGGGACGGCGCGGGACGGGAGCACAGCGACGGGCCCGTCAGCGCCGAGGCGCGACGGGCCCGTGTCGGTGACGTGGAGGGGGTGGGGCGTGTTCAGCGCCGCACGTAGGAGAGCCTGCGCGCCAGCAGCGGGACGACGACCGCGGCGGCCACCACATGGGACGCGGCGAGGACGATCTGGGTGGACGTGGCGGTGTGCGGGGCGACGGCCGGGCCGGCGAGGGACAGTGCGGTGAGGGCGACGGTGGTCACGGTGAAGGTGCGGGCGGGCTGCCTGGCCCAGCGGGCGAGGACGACCGCGAGGACGATTCCGGCGACCGACCAGAACACCACCCCGCCGAAGAAGCCGCCGACCGGGATCTCCGCGGCCTCCGTGGCCCCGGGGCTCGCGGCTTCCATCGGGACACCGGCGGCCCGCGCGACGAGCGCGAACGCCTCCGTCACGACGGCTCCGGCGAGGGTGGCCAGAATGCCGACCAGCCACACGGGGCGTGTGGAGAGAAGGCCGGACGGGGTCCGCGGGGCCTGGGCCTGAGGTGTCGTCACACTCATGTCACTGTCTCCTGAGGGGCGTTGGGGCGCGGTGGGCCGTACGGAGAGGTAGACCGGACGGCGGTGCGGAACTCATCGGTGGCCGGGGGACGTTTCCAGGGGGCCGGTATTCATCCGGATGGCACACGTCACCCGCACGAACCGGCGCGTCACGGGAAGGCGTTACCTCATGGATCAGCCCACACATCACCCCCGCCCCACCACCAGCCCCGCCGTGACGACCCTGGCCGACCCCCTGGTCAACCGGGGCACCGCCTTCAGCCGGCGCGAACGCGAGGAGCTGGGCATCGACGGGCTGCTGCCGCCCGCCGTGGAGAGCCTGGACGAGCAGGTCGCCCGCGCCTACGAGGCGTTCCACGGCTACGACAAGCCCCTCAACCGGCACATCTACCTGCGGCAGCTCCAGGACACCAACGAGGTCCTCTTCTACCGCCTGGTCACCGAGTACCTGGAGGAACTGCTGCCCGTCGTCTACACGCCGACGGTGGGTGAGGCCTGCCAGAAGTTCAGCGAGATCTACCGGCGGCCGCGCGGTCTGTTCCTGACCTGGGAGGACCGGCACCGCTTCCGGGACATCCTGCGCAACCGCCCGCACCGGGACCACGACGTGGACGTCATCGTCGTCACCGACGGGCAGCGCATCCTCGGCCTGGGCGACCAGGGGGTCGGCGGAATGGGCATCCCGATCGGCAAGCTCAGCCTCTACACGGCCATCGGCGGCATCCACCCCGCCCGCACCCTGCCGATCCTGCTGGACGTCGGCACCGACAACGAGACGCTGCTCGACAACCCCCGCTACCTGGGCCGGCGCGACCGGCGGCTGACCGGCGCCGAATACGACGAGATGATCGAGGCGTTCGTCTCGGCGGTCGAGGCGGAGCTGCCCGGGACACTGCTGCAGTGGGAGGACTTCGCCACCGCACACGCCCACCCGATCCTCGCCCGCTACCGCGACCGGCTGCTCACGTTCAACGACGACATCCAGGGCACCGCCGCCGTCACGCTCGGCGCCCTGTCCACCGCGGCGAACGTGGCCGGCACGCCGCTGCCCGAGCAGCGCGTGGTGATCCTGGGCGCGGGGTCGGCCGCCATCGGCGTCGCCGACATGATCCGTACGGCCATGATCGACGAAGGCCTGCCGGAGGACGAGGCCACGGCCCGGTTCTGGATCCTCGACGTCGACGG contains these protein-coding regions:
- the hypA gene encoding hydrogenase maturation nickel metallochaperone HypA; the protein is MHELSIATAIIERADELARADGTGAVSKVTVRVGELAGVVPDALDFAFEVARDGTALAGARLVVEQIPAQAWCGPCAEEFPVGMPPFFWCPRCDQPSSDLRSGRELEIAGIEPVPV
- a CDS encoding DUF5947 family protein, which gives rise to MTTDGALARLIRSSADRTAAARTEVCDLCAAPVADEHAHLYDTGQEEVRCACGPCSVLFADAAAGDGQYRLVPRRRLRLAKVDTAVLGVPVGLVFFVPRADGTVTAEGPSPAGAMRWEVETAAWQELARTCPQLATVEPEVEALLVNTVHGLDEHWIVPIDDCYRMIAVVRREWRGLSGGGRIWPAVEQFFEDLTERS
- a CDS encoding NifU family protein, giving the protein MAEAPGARLADPDVEARLGRLDELLEGLESAPGPTTRSATEAVALLTEVYGEALARVMDHADERVAERLAEDELLGHLLVLHDIHPEPAERRAARAVERLRPAVQERGGDVEWAGVEGQVARVRLTTGGGGCGSGCGGGGDEVSDAVRAAVLAAAPELTAVEPLTETAPAFVPLTTLTLRSAP
- a CDS encoding nickel-dependent hydrogenase large subunit; translated protein: MTTTEARPTDRKPPQLVDMSWDPITRIIGNLGIYTKIDFANREVVECHSTSSLFRGYSVFMKGKDPRDAGFITSRICGICGDNHTTCSDYAQQMAYGVKPPPLAEHIVNLGEAAEYMFDHTIFQDNLVFVDFCEAMVKATNPGVLARAERTEAPRGEIHGYRTIADIMKAFNPFEGEVYKEALKVSRVTREMFCLMEGRHVHPSTLYPGGVGTMPQPTVFTDYLSRLMRVIDFVKKAVAMNDDVFDFFYEALPGYEEVGRRRTLLGCWGAFQDPKVVDYRYETMNTWGKAMYVTPGIIVDGELVTNNLVDINLGLRIMLGSSYYEDWVNEDPFVTHDPLGNPVDMRHPWNQTTVPVPQKRDFDDKYSWVMSPRWLDQRTGDHLALDTGGGPLARLWSTALSGLVDTPYIKATGHSVRISLPKGESLPETTLEWRIPQWSNTIERDRARPYFVAYAAAMALQFLEEAMGMVRAGETKVFENYEVPDEAIGCGFHEAVRGVLSHHLVIKDKKIANYHPYPPTPWNASPRDMYGTPGPYEDAVQGQPIFEENGPDDFKGVDIMRTVRSFDPCLPCGVHMYVGKGKTLTTLHSPTYGANHG
- a CDS encoding hydrogenase expression protein HypE produces the protein MTTHSSTAEVSKEPERSEDRQGIDEIHILWISEGMSCDGDTVSLTAADQPSIEDLVLGLIPGLPKVNLVNKVLSPSLGGEDFLAPYRAAVRGELGPFILVIEGSIPNQNIIEGDGYWTSFGNDPETGEPQTLNWWIDQLAPKAWAVVAAGTCATFGGIHAMSGNPTGCMGLADYLGWDYTSQAGLPVVNVPGCPIQPENFMETLIWVLYHAAGSAPPPPLDHMLRPQWLFGKTVHEGCDRGSYYEQANFAKDYNSPKCLVKTGCWGPVVNCNVPKRGWMAGIGGCPNVGGICIGCTMPGFPDAFMPFMDEPPGSTLSSLAVKPYGAVISRLRGMTNELVNHEPKWRHNKRKLTSGYDPRWRP
- a CDS encoding DUF6069 family protein, with the protein product MSVTTPQAQAPRTPSGLLSTRPVWLVGILATLAGAVVTEAFALVARAAGVPMEAASPGATEAAEIPVGGFFGGVVFWSVAGIVLAVVLARWARQPARTFTVTTVALTALSLAGPAVAPHTATSTQIVLAASHVVAAAVVVPLLARRLSYVRR
- a CDS encoding NAD-dependent malic enzyme, whose protein sequence is MDQPTHHPRPTTSPAVTTLADPLVNRGTAFSRREREELGIDGLLPPAVESLDEQVARAYEAFHGYDKPLNRHIYLRQLQDTNEVLFYRLVTEYLEELLPVVYTPTVGEACQKFSEIYRRPRGLFLTWEDRHRFRDILRNRPHRDHDVDVIVVTDGQRILGLGDQGVGGMGIPIGKLSLYTAIGGIHPARTLPILLDVGTDNETLLDNPRYLGRRDRRLTGAEYDEMIEAFVSAVEAELPGTLLQWEDFATAHAHPILARYRDRLLTFNDDIQGTAAVTLGALSTAANVAGTPLPEQRVVILGAGSAAIGVADMIRTAMIDEGLPEDEATARFWILDVDGLLVSSRSELTPQQRVFARDEGEVADWDGTGLAEVVRRVEPTALIGLSTAHGAFTEEIVRQMASTCERPVVFPLSNPTSHSEAEPADLTRWTDGRALIATGSPFPPLTVDGHEVPVAQSNNVYVFPAMGLAVTASRAARVTDRMLVAAARAVARCAVRAADGDDGPVPLLPPLAGMRESAREIALAAALAAVEDGVAPQATEEELREAVARAQWEPRYAD